A genomic segment from Neobacillus sp. YX16 encodes:
- a CDS encoding LysR family transcriptional regulator, translating to MEIKDLEIFQMVAEKGTITEVAKEFRYVQSNITSRIQKLETELNTPLFNRHRRGMSLTPEGKKLLTYSKQILLLTDEMKKAVQSKEEPHGKLEIGTIETVFHLPEILSKYIKKYKNVDLSLYTGVTETLEEDVLNHKLDGAFVTESEFHPDLVSHEVFQEELVLISDIRGSTLEELNGQSILCFGEGCGYRARLKAWYKDQNITPQKIMEFGTLETILRSVAMGLGITFVPKSTVIHMEQSGLIQCHSLPDQYSKIKTVFIRRADTYLTSTIEKFIETFETNN from the coding sequence GTGGAAATTAAAGACTTAGAGATTTTTCAGATGGTGGCCGAAAAGGGAACAATCACAGAAGTTGCAAAAGAGTTTAGATATGTCCAATCCAATATTACGTCGAGAATTCAAAAACTCGAAACCGAATTGAATACCCCTTTGTTTAACCGACATCGTCGTGGTATGAGTTTGACACCTGAAGGAAAAAAACTATTAACTTATAGTAAACAAATATTATTGTTAACAGATGAAATGAAAAAAGCCGTTCAAAGTAAAGAGGAGCCGCATGGAAAATTAGAGATTGGAACCATTGAAACAGTCTTTCATTTACCCGAAATATTATCTAAGTACATTAAGAAATATAAGAATGTTGATTTATCACTATATACTGGTGTCACCGAAACATTAGAGGAAGATGTATTAAACCATAAGTTGGACGGAGCGTTTGTGACGGAATCAGAATTTCATCCCGATCTTGTATCGCATGAAGTGTTTCAAGAGGAGCTTGTCTTAATCTCCGATATTCGCGGCTCCACATTAGAAGAGTTGAATGGGCAGTCTATTTTATGTTTTGGAGAAGGTTGTGGATACCGAGCACGTCTTAAAGCGTGGTATAAAGACCAAAATATAACACCTCAAAAAATAATGGAATTCGGTACATTAGAAACTATCTTGCGTAGTGTTGCGATGGGACTTGGAATTACATTTGTTCCAAAGTCAACGGTCATCCATATGGAACAAAGTGGACTCATCCAATGTCATTCACTTCCGGATCAATACAGTAAAATTAAAACAGTTTTTATAAGAAGAGCCGACACGTACTTAACTTCAACTATTGAAAAATTCATCGAAACATTCGAAACGAATAACTGA